The following proteins come from a genomic window of Mariniflexile sp. TRM1-10:
- a CDS encoding DUF6607 family protein, translated as MKQVTLLAVFTLTFLYNGNAQNKKNQDQKAIKSMCGCYEVSFNFAETFQYSNDSTYMPSKTKHDKGLEWVQLVEDTDNKIVMQHLLIVGPTDRQHVIKHWRQDWLYENVNLYTYNADNKWNYVSLPKDQVKGQWTQKVFQVDDSPRYEGSATWIHADGKSYWENTTDAPLPRREYTKRSDYNVTVRTNKHEITKTGWIHDQDNDKVIRKEGEDDVLLAQEKGLNIYTKVDDSKCQAAQDWWKTNSQPWKLVRAKWDQVFNRKVNLALEEKVEDKALYEHLFSKDFSNKEKDINNIIEAFVKKL; from the coding sequence ATGAAACAAGTAACACTATTAGCGGTTTTTACATTAACATTTTTGTATAATGGTAATGCCCAAAACAAAAAAAACCAAGACCAAAAAGCCATTAAAAGTATGTGTGGTTGTTATGAAGTAAGCTTCAATTTTGCTGAAACATTTCAGTATTCAAATGATTCTACGTATATGCCTTCTAAAACAAAACACGATAAAGGTTTAGAGTGGGTACAATTGGTTGAAGACACAGACAATAAAATTGTGATGCAACATTTATTAATTGTGGGTCCAACCGATAGACAACATGTTATTAAACATTGGAGACAAGATTGGTTATATGAAAATGTCAACTTATACACATACAATGCTGACAATAAATGGAATTATGTGAGTTTGCCAAAAGACCAAGTAAAAGGGCAATGGACACAAAAAGTATTTCAAGTAGATGATAGTCCGCGTTACGAAGGTTCTGCCACGTGGATCCATGCCGATGGAAAAAGCTATTGGGAAAATACAACGGATGCCCCACTACCACGACGTGAATACACAAAACGTAGTGATTACAATGTAACCGTTAGAACCAACAAACATGAAATTACCAAAACAGGTTGGATACACGATCAAGATAACGATAAAGTGATTAGAAAAGAAGGGGAAGACGATGTGTTACTTGCTCAAGAAAAGGGATTGAATATATACACTAAAGTAGATGATAGTAAATGTCAAGCTGCCCAAGACTGGTGGAAAACCAATAGCCAACCTTGGAAACTTGTACGTGCTAAATGGGATCAGGTTTTTAATAGAAAAGTAAATTTAGCTTTAGAAGAAAAAGTAGAAGATAAAGCGTTGTATGAACATTTATTTTCAAAAGATTTCTCAAACAAAGAAAAAGATATCAATAATATCATTGAAGCATTTGTAAAGAAACTTTAA
- a CDS encoding DUF6686 family protein — protein MKTLAKVRSGELSFCESCGTYHLEFNNIYCELSTIHFEKLKTYLLEIDIDYWEQKYAYTNIKRKIPITTVCQNIVLMFNRQEVEELKALFINKRKDSILNVDDIDYMFVLN, from the coding sequence TTGAAAACATTAGCAAAAGTAAGAAGTGGAGAACTTTCATTTTGTGAAAGCTGCGGTACCTATCACCTAGAGTTTAACAACATATATTGTGAGCTTAGTACAATTCACTTTGAAAAACTGAAAACATATCTTCTAGAAATTGATATTGACTATTGGGAACAAAAATATGCTTATACCAATATTAAGCGAAAAATCCCAATTACAACAGTATGTCAAAACATTGTTTTAATGTTTAATAGGCAAGAAGTAGAAGAATTAAAAGCCTTGTTCATAAACAAAAGAAAAGATAGTATTTTAAATGTAGATGATATAGATTATATGTTTGTCTTGAATTAA
- a CDS encoding CvpA family protein produces MNVLDIVLLAFLILGLVRGFWRGFFVEVASLVALVAGIYGAFHFSDFASDYLKEKVDWTENTINIVAFVATLILIILAIALAGKALTKIADFAALGLVNKVLGALFGGLKIAVILSAVLIVLEKMNKPIPFTEEADKEASVLYTPLKSIIPLIFPSLIVNGKPIGDDLEADETLQTGL; encoded by the coding sequence ATGAATGTTTTAGATATTGTTTTATTAGCCTTTTTAATTTTAGGATTGGTAAGGGGCTTTTGGCGGGGATTTTTTGTTGAAGTAGCATCGTTAGTGGCTTTGGTAGCTGGGATTTATGGTGCATTTCATTTTAGTGATTTTGCTTCTGATTATTTAAAAGAAAAAGTAGATTGGACCGAAAACACCATAAATATTGTGGCTTTTGTTGCTACCTTAATACTTATTATTTTGGCTATTGCCTTGGCAGGAAAAGCATTAACAAAAATTGCCGATTTTGCTGCACTTGGACTCGTTAACAAAGTTTTAGGGGCACTTTTTGGCGGATTGAAAATTGCCGTTATTTTAAGCGCTGTACTTATTGTGCTTGAAAAGATGAACAAACCAATTCCTTTTACAGAGGAAGCAGATAAAGAGGCTTCTGTACTATACACGCCTCTGAAATCTATTATCCCATTGATTTTTCCTAGTTTAATTGTAAATGGAAAACCTATTGGTGATGATTTGGAAGCGGATGAAACTTTACAAACTGGTTTGTAA
- the pheS gene encoding phenylalanine--tRNA ligase subunit alpha, producing the protein MIDKIKELITEAEAFKAQTKEEVEAFRIKYLGSKGLLKEFYGELKNVANDQKREFGQIINQLKNTAEDKVNTLKESLESKEEVKGIYGDLSRPGNPIQIGARHPISIVKNQIIDIFSNIGFNVSEGPEIEDDWHNFTALNLPEYHPARDMQDTFFIQTNPDILLRTHTSSVQVRYMENNQPPIRTISPGRVYRNEAISARSHCFFHQIEGLYIDKDVSFADLKQTLQYFTTQMFGKSKIRLRPSYFPFTEPSAEIDVYWGLETESDYRITKGTGWLEIGGCGMVDPNVLENCKIDSKEYSGFAFGVGIDRIAMLLHQINDIRLLSENDVRFLEQFKSAL; encoded by the coding sequence ATGATAGACAAGATAAAAGAACTTATTACCGAAGCAGAAGCCTTTAAAGCACAAACCAAAGAGGAAGTAGAAGCTTTCAGAATAAAATACTTAGGCTCTAAAGGACTTCTAAAGGAGTTTTATGGAGAATTAAAAAACGTTGCCAACGACCAAAAAAGGGAGTTTGGGCAAATAATAAATCAACTTAAAAATACAGCCGAAGACAAAGTAAATACTTTAAAGGAATCCTTAGAAAGTAAAGAGGAAGTAAAAGGTATTTATGGTGATTTATCACGTCCGGGAAACCCGATTCAAATTGGTGCGCGTCATCCGATTTCTATAGTAAAAAATCAAATTATAGATATTTTTTCTAACATTGGTTTTAATGTTAGTGAAGGCCCGGAAATTGAAGACGATTGGCATAATTTCACCGCTTTAAATTTGCCAGAATACCATCCGGCACGCGATATGCAGGATACGTTTTTCATTCAAACAAATCCCGATATTTTATTGCGTACCCATACCAGTTCGGTGCAAGTACGTTATATGGAAAATAACCAACCACCAATTCGTACTATTTCTCCAGGTCGCGTATACCGTAACGAAGCTATTTCGGCACGTTCACACTGTTTTTTCCACCAAATAGAAGGCTTGTACATTGATAAAGATGTAAGTTTTGCCGATTTAAAGCAAACACTTCAATATTTTACAACCCAAATGTTTGGAAAATCTAAAATACGCTTGCGTCCGTCTTATTTCCCATTTACAGAGCCAAGTGCCGAGATTGATGTGTACTGGGGCTTAGAAACCGAATCGGATTACCGCATTACAAAAGGTACCGGTTGGTTAGAAATTGGAGGTTGTGGTATGGTAGATCCCAACGTATTGGAAAATTGCAAAATAGACTCTAAAGAATATTCTGGTTTTGCTTTTGGAGTTGGTATAGATCGCATTGCCATGTTGCTTCACCAAATAAATGATATTCGTTTATTAAGCGAGAATGATGTGAGGTTTTTAGAGCAGTTTAAAAGCGCACTATAA
- a CDS encoding GbsR/MarR family transcriptional regulator: MPDNICSEKKALVEKLGVFIENKDQLAPVAARIMSYIILTGKVGTTFEDLVLKLCASKSTISTHLNHLQDLKKIVYFTKLGDRKKYFVINQDTIIQGIDDMIETWCVQKELHIEIRDYKEKSNANNSDDTSKFDLEFHDDYIQFLDEATKSVLKLRTKIIEKNNKL, encoded by the coding sequence ATGCCGGATAATATATGTAGTGAGAAAAAAGCTTTGGTTGAAAAACTAGGGGTTTTTATAGAGAATAAAGACCAACTGGCTCCTGTTGCAGCTCGTATTATGTCGTACATCATACTAACAGGAAAGGTAGGAACAACTTTTGAAGATTTGGTATTAAAGCTTTGCGCTAGTAAAAGCACCATATCAACCCATTTAAATCACTTACAAGATTTAAAGAAAATTGTCTATTTCACAAAATTGGGAGACCGAAAAAAATATTTTGTAATAAATCAAGACACGATTATTCAAGGTATTGATGATATGATAGAAACTTGGTGTGTTCAAAAAGAACTCCATATTGAAATTAGAGACTATAAAGAAAAATCGAACGCCAATAATTCTGATGACACTTCAAAATTCGATTTAGAATTTCATGACGATTACATTCAGTTTTTGGACGAAGCTACCAAATCTGTATTAAAATTAAGGACAAAAATCATAGAAAAGAACAATAAACTTTAA
- a CDS encoding efflux RND transporter periplasmic adaptor subunit, with translation MEKIRLYSIATLCLAIVLSSCGNKQEQQAAKMPPATFPVAQVSHKTVTGFQEYPTNIEGIVNSDVRAKVSGYIQKVLVDEGQKVRKGQVLFKLETQSLSQDAGAAKARINVAKVEVDKLIPLVEKGIISSVQLETAKANLAQAQANYSSIAANIGYATVKSPVDGYVGAIKFREGSLVSANDETPLTTVSDIKQVYAFFSLNEADYLNFLQNTKGNNLEEKIANFPEVSLILANGTMYSEKGKIETSTGQINQNTGTVSFRAVFNNPNQLLTNGNSGKIQVPTIYENATVIPQEATYEQQGNIMVFKLSKNNTVSSSIIKVKANVNNLYVVESGLKEGDKIVVTGVGKLRNDMPITPQEVAFDSVLKPIEKLFKN, from the coding sequence ATGGAAAAAATCAGACTATATTCAATCGCAACACTATGTTTAGCAATTGTGTTATCAAGTTGTGGTAATAAACAAGAACAACAAGCCGCTAAAATGCCGCCAGCTACTTTTCCTGTAGCGCAAGTAAGCCACAAAACTGTTACGGGGTTTCAAGAATACCCAACCAATATAGAAGGCATTGTAAATAGTGATGTACGGGCAAAAGTATCGGGGTACATCCAAAAAGTGTTGGTAGATGAAGGTCAGAAAGTGCGAAAAGGGCAAGTTTTATTCAAATTAGAAACACAATCGTTAAGTCAAGATGCAGGAGCAGCTAAGGCACGTATAAATGTTGCTAAAGTTGAAGTGGATAAATTAATCCCCTTGGTAGAGAAAGGGATTATCAGTTCGGTACAATTAGAAACTGCTAAAGCTAATTTAGCCCAAGCCCAAGCGAATTACAGTAGTATTGCTGCTAATATTGGCTATGCAACTGTAAAAAGCCCAGTGGATGGTTATGTGGGGGCTATTAAATTTAGAGAAGGCTCGCTAGTAAGTGCCAATGACGAAACACCCTTAACGACCGTTAGTGATATTAAACAAGTATATGCGTTTTTTAGTTTGAATGAAGCCGATTATTTAAACTTTCTACAAAACACAAAAGGAAATAATTTAGAAGAAAAGATTGCAAACTTTCCAGAAGTAAGCTTAATACTTGCCAATGGAACGATGTATTCTGAAAAAGGAAAGATAGAAACTAGCACGGGACAAATAAACCAAAACACTGGAACGGTAAGTTTTAGGGCTGTTTTTAATAATCCAAATCAACTTTTAACAAATGGCAATAGTGGAAAAATCCAAGTTCCAACCATTTACGAAAATGCAACCGTTATTCCACAAGAAGCTACTTATGAACAACAAGGAAACATTATGGTTTTTAAATTAAGTAAAAATAATACAGTGTCATCTTCGATCATTAAAGTAAAAGCAAACGTTAATAATTTATATGTTGTTGAATCAGGATTAAAAGAAGGCGATAAAATAGTAGTTACAGGTGTTGGAAAGTTGAGAAATGATATGCCAATAACACCTCAAGAAGTTGCATTTGATAGTGTTTTGAAACCTATCGAAAAATTATTTAAAAACTAG
- a CDS encoding efflux RND transporter permease subunit: protein MLKTFIERPVLSTVISIIILLLGFISISSLPIEQYPDIAPPTIKVTANYPGANAETVLESVIIPIEEQINGVEGMTYITSTASNNGTADITVYFDQNINADVAAVNVQNRVSRANQLLPQEVKQTGVTTQKQETSALMFLSLYSKNEDYDATFIQNYLRINVIPALQRINGVGDVSVFSQQDYAMRIWLKPEKLAAYNLIPSDITAALQEQNLEAAAGSLGENNGEAFSYVIKYSGRFKEEKQYADIVVKALGNGEFLRLNDVATIELDAQSYGSGAKSLGYPAVFMGVFQTKGSNAQEIIENIKIALDDVKKDLPKGLDIFIPYDTSLFLTASIDKVVTTLLEAFLLVFLVVFLFLQDFRSTLIPAIAVPVSIIGTFFFLNLFGYSINLLTLFAVVLAIGIVVDDAIVVVEAVHAKLEHGEKNAKKATLEAMHEISGAIISITLVMAAVFIPVTFVQGPTGVFYKQFGVTLIIAILISAVNALTLSPALCALFLKPYDEEALKNKSFLQRFYTLFNRGFNATVEKYGKSIQLLYKKKWISAVLLILVVVGIFWASKTTPTGFVPNEDRGMIFANIELPAGASLDRTNKITQELYDKTYKLEGVEGVSLIRGRSLLSGAGSNYAIGFFKLKDWADREDETLSTEAITGKLFGIASTIPGANIIFFAPPSIRGFGNSAGFEVNLLDRFGGEFTDLDKANQEFIGALMKHPEIKYAQSSFNTKYPQYEMEVNVPLAKEKGVPINSIFSTLQGYIGGVYASDFARFGKQFRVYIQSLPEDRADVNALNGMYVRTDSGEMTPITQFITLKRVYGPQSVTRFNLFNSASLSGATNPGYSTGDAIRVIEEEVAKLPSNYTVAYSGLTREEVNAGNQTTFIFILSILFVYFLLCAQYESYILPLAVVLSIPFGVFGAYISTKFLGLENNIYFQIALIMLIGLLAKNAILIVEFARQRRYNGESIVNAAVNGAKTRLRPILMTSFAFILGLMPLVLAKGVGSEGNKSIGTGAAGGMLIGTILGVFVIPILFILFQWLQEKISSKPAIQTIED from the coding sequence ATGCTAAAAACATTTATTGAAAGACCTGTACTTTCTACAGTTATTTCCATCATTATACTATTGCTTGGGTTTATAAGTATTTCAAGCTTACCTATAGAGCAATATCCCGACATTGCGCCACCAACCATTAAAGTAACGGCGAATTACCCTGGCGCGAATGCCGAAACGGTTTTAGAAAGCGTTATCATTCCTATTGAAGAGCAAATAAATGGAGTTGAAGGTATGACCTATATCACTTCAACAGCCTCCAATAATGGTACTGCGGATATTACGGTATATTTCGACCAAAATATTAATGCCGATGTTGCCGCTGTAAACGTGCAAAATCGTGTTTCTAGAGCCAATCAGTTACTGCCACAAGAGGTAAAGCAAACAGGGGTAACAACCCAGAAACAAGAAACGAGTGCGTTAATGTTCTTGTCGTTGTATTCAAAAAATGAAGATTACGATGCCACATTCATTCAAAATTATTTAAGGATTAATGTGATACCTGCATTGCAACGAATTAACGGCGTTGGCGATGTTAGTGTGTTTTCTCAGCAAGATTATGCCATGCGAATTTGGTTAAAACCCGAAAAACTGGCAGCATACAATTTAATACCTTCAGATATTACGGCCGCTTTACAAGAACAAAATCTAGAAGCCGCAGCTGGTTCGTTGGGCGAAAATAATGGCGAAGCTTTTTCGTATGTTATAAAATATAGCGGACGTTTTAAAGAGGAAAAGCAATACGCCGATATTGTTGTTAAGGCATTAGGAAATGGCGAGTTTTTAAGATTAAACGACGTTGCAACTATAGAGCTAGATGCACAATCGTACGGTTCAGGTGCTAAAAGTTTAGGGTATCCTGCCGTATTTATGGGCGTATTCCAAACGAAAGGTTCTAATGCTCAGGAAATTATCGAAAACATCAAAATCGCATTAGACGATGTTAAAAAAGATTTGCCTAAAGGATTAGATATTTTTATTCCTTATGACACCAGTTTATTTTTAACGGCATCTATAGATAAAGTAGTAACTACCTTATTAGAAGCTTTTCTATTAGTATTTCTTGTAGTATTTCTTTTCTTGCAAGATTTTCGTTCTACATTAATTCCTGCTATTGCGGTACCTGTATCAATTATTGGGACCTTTTTCTTTCTGAATTTATTTGGGTATTCCATCAATTTATTGACACTATTTGCTGTGGTATTGGCCATTGGAATTGTGGTAGATGATGCTATTGTCGTCGTTGAAGCGGTTCATGCCAAGTTAGAACACGGTGAAAAAAATGCTAAAAAAGCAACTTTAGAAGCCATGCACGAAATATCGGGGGCTATTATATCTATTACTCTGGTGATGGCTGCTGTATTTATTCCGGTAACGTTTGTGCAAGGACCTACGGGCGTGTTTTATAAACAATTTGGAGTCACTTTAATAATTGCGATACTTATATCGGCTGTAAACGCCCTAACATTAAGTCCTGCATTATGCGCATTATTTTTAAAACCGTATGACGAAGAAGCGTTAAAAAACAAGAGTTTTTTACAACGTTTTTACACACTTTTTAATCGTGGATTTAACGCCACGGTTGAAAAATATGGAAAGTCAATACAACTTCTTTATAAGAAAAAATGGATTTCGGCTGTATTATTGATTTTAGTTGTGGTTGGTATTTTTTGGGCATCGAAAACAACCCCAACAGGTTTTGTTCCCAACGAAGATAGAGGGATGATTTTTGCCAATATAGAATTACCAGCCGGCGCATCGTTAGATAGAACAAATAAAATAACCCAAGAATTATATGACAAAACGTATAAATTAGAAGGTGTTGAAGGCGTTTCGTTAATTAGAGGACGAAGTTTATTAAGTGGTGCAGGAAGTAATTATGCTATTGGCTTTTTTAAATTAAAAGATTGGGCTGATCGTGAAGACGAAACATTATCTACCGAAGCTATTACAGGTAAACTATTTGGTATTGCATCTACCATTCCTGGGGCTAATATTATTTTCTTTGCGCCCCCTAGTATTCGTGGTTTTGGTAATTCAGCTGGTTTTGAAGTGAATTTGTTAGACCGCTTTGGGGGTGAGTTTACAGACTTAGATAAAGCAAACCAGGAATTTATTGGAGCTTTAATGAAGCATCCAGAAATTAAGTATGCGCAATCGTCTTTCAATACAAAATATCCACAGTATGAAATGGAAGTTAATGTGCCCTTGGCAAAAGAAAAAGGCGTGCCAATTAACAGCATATTTTCAACATTGCAAGGCTATATAGGTGGCGTTTATGCATCCGATTTCGCTAGATTTGGAAAACAATTCCGTGTGTATATTCAATCGTTACCAGAGGATAGAGCCGATGTGAATGCTTTAAATGGCATGTATGTTAGAACCGATTCAGGTGAAATGACGCCTATTACGCAGTTCATAACCTTAAAGCGTGTGTACGGACCGCAATCGGTAACCCGTTTTAACTTGTTTAACTCGGCAAGTTTAAGTGGTGCTACAAACCCTGGTTACAGTACAGGTGATGCGATTAGGGTTATTGAAGAAGAAGTTGCCAAATTACCAAGTAACTATACAGTTGCTTATTCTGGGTTAACGCGCGAAGAGGTAAATGCAGGTAATCAAACAACATTTATTTTTATACTAAGTATTCTATTTGTTTACTTTTTACTGTGTGCTCAATATGAAAGTTATATTTTACCCTTAGCGGTTGTTCTGTCTATTCCTTTTGGGGTTTTTGGAGCTTATATAAGCACCAAGTTTTTAGGACTTGAGAACAATATATATTTCCAAATTGCTTTAATCATGCTAATAGGGTTGCTGGCTAAAAATGCCATCCTTATTGTGGAATTTGCACGTCAAAGACGATATAATGGCGAGAGCATAGTAAATGCAGCTGTTAACGGTGCAAAAACACGTTTACGCCCTATTTTAATGACCTCATTCGCCTTCATTTTAGGTTTAATGCCATTGGTATTGGCAAAAGGTGTTGGATCTGAAGGTAATAAATCTATTGGTACTGGTGCTGCTGGAGGCATGCTTATTGGTACTATTTTGGGGGTATTCGTTATTCCCATTCTATTTATTTTATTTCAATGGTTACAAGAAAAAATTTCGAGTAAACCAGCAATTCAAACTATTGAAGATTAA
- a CDS encoding efflux transporter outer membrane subunit: MISIIKHTLFSKSLLLVVVSVTLQGCFVAKDYKQPELAETQNLYRTDNLPTDSLSMADVSWKTLFTDSYLSQYIEEGLQNNMDVRIAIQQIVAAEAYLKQGKAGYFPTLNAKGTMTHQELARNSQFGSFFNGALDQFELSGALSWEADIWGKIRSNKRAYQASYLQSVAAHQAVKTQLVSGIAVTYYQLLALDAQLAITKQTIETREKGVETIKALKDAGQVTQVAVDQNIAQYNNAKALQVDLETAIFKTENTLSILLGKVPQHIDRSQMEVQTLESDLKLGVPASLLSNRPDVMASEFALIQSFELTNVARSNFYPSLTLTASGGFQSLDFNELINANSLFANLVGGLAQPIFNQRKIKTHYEVSKAQKEQALLNFKKSLLVAGNEVSNALFAYNAETRKFEFRQKEVEALRDAERNSEILLNNGYANYLDLLTARQSALNAELNVIDSKLQQLLAVVNLYEALGGGWK, from the coding sequence ATGATATCAATAATAAAACACACACTTTTTAGTAAAAGCCTGCTTTTGGTAGTTGTTTCCGTAACACTGCAAGGTTGTTTTGTTGCCAAAGATTACAAACAACCGGAGTTGGCAGAAACCCAAAATTTGTACAGAACCGATAATTTGCCAACCGATAGTTTATCCATGGCAGATGTATCTTGGAAAACATTATTTACAGATAGTTATTTGAGTCAATATATTGAAGAAGGACTTCAAAATAATATGGATGTGCGCATCGCTATCCAACAAATAGTAGCTGCCGAAGCCTATTTAAAACAAGGGAAAGCAGGTTATTTTCCAACGTTAAATGCAAAGGGAACTATGACGCATCAGGAATTGGCAAGGAATAGCCAATTTGGATCCTTTTTTAATGGCGCCTTAGACCAGTTTGAACTATCAGGTGCTTTGTCTTGGGAAGCTGATATTTGGGGAAAAATACGCAGCAACAAGCGTGCTTACCAAGCTAGTTATTTACAAAGTGTAGCAGCACATCAAGCAGTAAAAACGCAATTGGTTTCTGGTATAGCTGTCACCTATTATCAACTGTTGGCTTTAGATGCACAATTAGCAATTACCAAACAAACTATTGAAACTCGTGAAAAAGGAGTAGAAACCATAAAAGCTTTAAAAGATGCAGGTCAAGTAACCCAAGTAGCGGTAGACCAAAATATTGCACAATACAATAACGCCAAAGCTTTACAAGTAGATTTAGAAACTGCCATTTTTAAAACCGAAAATACCCTCAGTATTTTGTTAGGAAAAGTGCCCCAACATATTGATAGAAGTCAGATGGAGGTGCAAACCCTAGAATCCGATTTAAAATTGGGCGTTCCAGCAAGTTTATTAAGCAACCGCCCCGATGTAATGGCTTCAGAGTTTGCTTTAATCCAGTCTTTTGAATTAACCAATGTGGCACGAAGCAATTTCTATCCATCTTTAACGCTAACAGCTTCAGGTGGTTTTCAAAGTTTAGATTTTAATGAGCTAATTAATGCGAATTCATTATTTGCCAATTTAGTCGGTGGGTTAGCACAACCTATTTTTAATCAGCGAAAAATTAAAACACACTATGAAGTAAGTAAAGCACAAAAGGAACAAGCACTTCTAAATTTTAAAAAGTCACTATTAGTGGCTGGTAATGAAGTGTCTAATGCTTTGTTTGCTTACAACGCCGAAACCAGAAAATTTGAATTCAGACAAAAAGAAGTAGAGGCATTAAGAGATGCGGAGCGTAATTCAGAAATACTTTTGAATAATGGGTACGCCAATTATTTGGATTTATTAACTGCAAGACAAAGCGCCTTAAATGCTGAATTGAATGTGATTGATAGCAAGTTGCAACAATTATTAGCGGTTGTAAATTTGTATGAAGCACTTGGAGGTGGTTGGAAGTAA
- a CDS encoding T9SS type A sorting domain-containing protein produces the protein MQKITLIILTLLTAINLNAQIILTSATSSPQIGQEFNYIAIPNYAFDVSQSGANQTWDFSSATGSESITNYIGLASSSEPSTFPQANAVAVTTNPNTETYFSNSTSGQIIEGFFSPGLLREIYTDKREFIKYPITYNDVFNETFSGTSENIAAGQTYDRAGTTQISADGYGTLILPYTTVNNVLRIKITNTYSDTYMGFPIGPYNDVILVWYNATTKNPIASTSDAYFNGDLISSQATYLAQSDLVLATNDLQWTKNQISVYPNPANDYVHIKNRTNQSLSLGIYDAQGRIIKTANIEKGENKINVSSLNSGIYIISYLKNSHLYTQKIVIK, from the coding sequence ATGCAAAAAATTACTTTAATAATTTTAACTTTACTTACAGCTATTAATTTAAACGCTCAAATTATCTTAACAAGCGCAACAAGTTCTCCACAGATTGGGCAAGAATTTAATTATATCGCTATCCCTAATTATGCATTTGATGTTAGTCAAAGTGGAGCAAACCAGACTTGGGATTTTTCTTCCGCCACTGGTTCTGAGTCAATTACTAATTATATTGGTTTAGCAAGTTCTTCGGAACCATCAACATTTCCTCAAGCAAATGCTGTGGCTGTTACTACAAACCCAAATACTGAAACTTATTTCTCTAACTCTACCTCTGGACAAATAATTGAAGGCTTTTTTTCCCCTGGATTACTTCGAGAAATTTATACAGACAAACGAGAGTTTATTAAATACCCCATTACCTACAATGATGTTTTTAATGAAACATTCTCAGGAACTAGCGAAAATATTGCAGCTGGACAAACTTATGACAGAGCAGGAACTACTCAAATTTCAGCTGATGGATATGGCACATTAATTCTTCCTTACACAACAGTAAATAATGTTCTTAGGATAAAGATAACCAATACATACTCTGATACTTATATGGGGTTTCCAATTGGTCCATATAACGATGTTATTTTAGTTTGGTATAATGCCACAACCAAAAACCCTATAGCCAGTACTTCTGATGCCTATTTTAATGGAGATCTCATATCATCGCAAGCCACATATTTAGCCCAATCGGATTTAGTACTTGCTACAAATGATTTGCAATGGACTAAAAACCAAATATCAGTTTATCCTAATCCAGCTAATGACTATGTTCATATAAAGAATAGAACAAATCAATCTTTATCACTTGGAATTTATGATGCTCAGGGTAGAATAATTAAAACGGCTAATATTGAAAAAGGCGAAAATAAAATAAATGTTTCAAGCTTAAACTCTGGTATATATATTATCAGCTATTTAAAAAACTCACATTTATATACACAAAAAATAGTAATCAAATAA
- a CDS encoding endonuclease domain-containing protein, translated as MTQNIHNLKYLEERRKALRKNSTSAEATLWKHLQKSQLNNKKFRRQQSIKNFIVDFYCPKEKLIIELDGAYHLDFAQQQYDLERTKQLESLGLKVIRFENKLVFENLAEVLNEIVSHFKSI; from the coding sequence ATGACACAAAACATCCATAATCTTAAATACCTTGAAGAACGTAGAAAAGCGCTTCGAAAAAATTCAACATCTGCCGAAGCTACGCTTTGGAAACACCTCCAAAAAAGCCAATTAAACAATAAAAAGTTTAGAAGGCAACAGAGCATCAAAAATTTTATTGTCGATTTTTATTGTCCAAAAGAAAAGCTTATTATTGAATTAGATGGTGCATATCATTTGGATTTTGCGCAACAACAATATGATTTGGAACGAACTAAACAACTAGAATCTTTAGGTCTTAAAGTGATTCGTTTTGAAAATAAATTGGTGTTTGAGAATCTAGCTGAGGTTTTAAATGAGATTGTGAGTCATTTTAAAAGTATTTAA